The following are from one region of the Myxococcales bacterium genome:
- a CDS encoding NAD-dependent epimerase/dehydratase family protein, translating into MTGLGKVFVTGGSGFIGSRVVRALVHQGIVPRCLLRKSSDVSRIADLPFERAEGDVRDGQAVRDGFAGCDGAIHLASLSNWNDIDSPLMDEVVKGGTRNVLEAARTTGNKKVVFVSSATAINGSEEPQVFDEASAFTLDDRKLSYARHKRDAERMCLESGVPVVIVNPAEVYGPGDTAFITAGNLVDFAKSSPVVVCDGGTSVVHVDDVALGIVRALERGRPGERYILAGENLTVRQLAELTLELVGRKPSIMKLPKSVIRSVASAASFAHIPLPFNPKVIPYATRYWFVDNKKARAELGVVFRSARDTLAPTVAWLREAGHIA; encoded by the coding sequence TTGACTGGGTTAGGGAAGGTCTTCGTCACCGGAGGCAGTGGTTTCATTGGCTCCCGGGTCGTGCGGGCCCTGGTTCACCAGGGCATCGTTCCGCGTTGCCTGCTTCGCAAATCGTCGGATGTCTCGCGCATCGCGGACCTGCCCTTCGAGCGGGCAGAGGGCGATGTGCGCGACGGGCAAGCCGTGCGCGACGGCTTCGCGGGATGCGACGGCGCCATCCACCTGGCGAGCCTGTCGAACTGGAACGACATCGACTCGCCGCTGATGGACGAAGTGGTCAAGGGCGGCACCCGCAACGTGCTCGAAGCGGCCCGGACCACCGGCAACAAAAAGGTGGTGTTCGTATCGTCCGCCACCGCCATCAACGGCTCCGAAGAGCCCCAGGTCTTCGACGAGGCTTCGGCATTCACGCTCGACGACCGCAAGCTCTCTTACGCCCGCCACAAGCGGGACGCCGAACGGATGTGCCTGGAAAGCGGTGTGCCCGTGGTCATCGTGAACCCGGCCGAGGTGTACGGCCCCGGCGACACGGCGTTCATCACGGCCGGCAACCTGGTTGATTTCGCGAAGAGCTCGCCTGTCGTGGTGTGTGACGGCGGCACGTCCGTGGTGCACGTGGACGACGTGGCCTTGGGCATCGTGCGCGCCCTCGAGCGGGGCCGTCCGGGCGAACGCTACATCCTGGCGGGCGAAAACCTGACCGTGCGCCAGCTGGCCGAGCTGACCCTCGAGCTGGTAGGCCGAAAGCCTTCGATCATGAAGCTGCCGAAAAGTGTCATCCGCAGCGTGGCCAGCGCAGCCTCGTTCGCGCACATCCCGCTTCCCTTCAACCCGAAGGTCATCCCGTACGCCACGCGGTACTGGTTCGTCGACAACAAAAAGGCCCGCGCCGAGCTTGGCGTGGTCTTTCGGTCGGCACGGGACACTCTGGCACCCACGGTCGCTTGGCTGCGGGAGGCAGGGCATATCGCGTGA
- a CDS encoding glucose 1-dehydrogenase, translated as MSSLPQALSLEGRVAVVIGGTSGIGRAMVDGFVAAGADVVATSRRADEVGKTAEAIRSAGRKTVALTSDVTQKESLQTLHDEVIASLGKVDILVNCAGRTKRTPTLEVSEDEWNAIMDTNVTGTLRACQVFGRSMLERRYGRIINIASLTSYVALHEVAAYGASKSAVMSLTKSLAVEWAPRGVNVNAIAPGVFRTDLNAALLDGTPRGAELKMRTPMQRFGQLGELAGCAVFLASEAASFITGQTFPVDGGFLASGVNQ; from the coding sequence ATGAGCTCCCTCCCTCAGGCCCTCTCGCTCGAAGGCCGCGTGGCCGTCGTCATCGGCGGAACGAGCGGCATTGGTCGCGCCATGGTCGACGGATTCGTTGCCGCAGGCGCTGACGTCGTGGCCACCTCGCGCCGCGCAGACGAGGTGGGGAAGACCGCCGAGGCCATCCGCAGCGCGGGCCGCAAGACGGTGGCCCTGACCTCGGACGTGACCCAAAAGGAGTCCCTGCAAACCCTGCACGACGAGGTCATCGCGTCGCTTGGCAAGGTGGACATCCTGGTGAACTGTGCCGGCCGCACCAAGCGCACGCCCACCTTGGAGGTGTCCGAGGACGAGTGGAACGCGATCATGGACACGAACGTCACGGGCACCTTGCGCGCCTGCCAGGTGTTCGGTCGCTCGATGCTGGAGCGCCGCTACGGGCGCATCATCAACATCGCCTCGCTCACGAGCTACGTGGCACTCCACGAGGTGGCCGCCTATGGCGCGAGCAAGTCCGCCGTCATGTCGCTCACGAAGTCCCTCGCGGTCGAGTGGGCCCCCCGCGGCGTCAACGTCAACGCAATCGCGCCCGGCGTGTTCCGCACGGACCTGAACGCGGCGCTGCTCGACGGAACGCCCCGCGGCGCCGAGCTCAAGATGCGCACGCCGATGCAGCGCTTCGGACAGCTCGGTGAACTGGCGGGCTGTGCCGTGTTCCTGGCCTCCGAGGCCGCGAGCTTCATCACCGGCCAGACCTTCCCGGTCGACGGCGGCTTCCTCGCCAGCGGCGTCAACCAATAG
- a CDS encoding AI-2E family transporter, with translation MAPPPPPSDRSPQALGASALRTLAFLVLVIAGLKAASSLVLPVLAAALVSLACLPFTRRLERWGAPKAVAIMLVMAVVTLALIAATGFVAASLRNFIASLSTYQVRIWDLILGMRSWLEARHMDLPDYIWAPAGGTSNGVMELASSAAQGLLSLFTNTFLVLFIVFFILFEAHTFGSKLKAAYGQNTGLDLISDQVYRYLNIKAAMSVLTGVLVGALDLALGIDFPFVWALVAFLFNFVPTVGSIIAAIPPIALALLEFGTGHAAMVTLGYLVVNLGISNVLEPRIMGERLGLSPLVVILSLVFWAWVWGPFGMILALPMTMVVKILLEASSDLRPIAILLGPPMREPKNAPESAVASLEVR, from the coding sequence GTGGCTCCGCCCCCTCCCCCCTCCGATCGAAGCCCGCAGGCGCTGGGTGCCAGTGCGCTGCGCACGCTGGCCTTTTTGGTGCTGGTGATCGCCGGGCTGAAGGCGGCGTCGTCGCTGGTTTTGCCGGTGCTGGCGGCAGCGTTGGTGTCGCTGGCTTGTTTGCCCTTCACGCGCCGCCTCGAGCGCTGGGGCGCGCCCAAGGCCGTGGCCATCATGCTCGTGATGGCGGTGGTCACGTTGGCCTTGATCGCCGCGACAGGGTTCGTGGCGGCGTCGCTGCGGAACTTCATCGCCTCCCTCAGCACCTACCAGGTGCGTATCTGGGATCTGATCCTGGGCATGCGCAGCTGGCTCGAGGCGCGGCACATGGATCTGCCGGACTATATCTGGGCGCCCGCTGGAGGCACCTCGAACGGCGTGATGGAGCTGGCGAGCTCGGCCGCGCAGGGCCTGCTCAGCCTCTTTACCAACACCTTCTTGGTGCTGTTCATCGTGTTCTTCATTCTCTTCGAGGCCCACACCTTCGGCAGCAAGCTCAAGGCCGCCTATGGCCAGAACACGGGGCTCGACCTCATCAGCGATCAGGTCTACCGCTATCTAAACATCAAGGCGGCCATGAGCGTGCTCACAGGGGTGCTCGTGGGGGCGCTCGATCTCGCGCTGGGGATCGACTTTCCCTTCGTGTGGGCGCTGGTTGCTTTCCTGTTTAACTTCGTGCCCACGGTGGGATCGATCATCGCGGCGATCCCGCCCATCGCCTTGGCGCTGCTCGAGTTTGGTACGGGCCACGCGGCGATGGTGACCTTGGGCTACCTGGTGGTGAACCTCGGCATCTCGAACGTCCTCGAGCCCCGGATCATGGGCGAGCGCCTGGGCCTCTCGCCGTTGGTGGTGATCTTGTCTTTGGTGTTCTGGGCGTGGGTGTGGGGCCCGTTCGGCATGATCTTGGCGCTGCCCATGACCATGGTGGTCAAGATCTTGCTGGAGGCGAGCAGCGACCTGCGCCCCATCGCCATCTTGCTTGGGCCGCCCATGCGGGAGCCCAAAAACGCGCCCGAAAGCGCGGTGGCTTCGCTCGAGGTGCGTTGA
- the gshB gene encoding glutathione synthase produces the protein MKFLFVMDPLARIQIEGDTTFAMMIEAQSRGHEIWFCEPSHLGLEHERAVGAAWPATVRRHKGDHYLLGPQTTQPLAGFDAVFMRKDPPFDLDYYFATLILERARESTLVLNDPRGLREANEKLSVLQFPKLTAPMIVTREVARLRAFLQEQGGEMVIKPLDASGGFGVFHVRQGDPNTGSILEQATNLGRRWTVAQKYLPEVREGDKRILLVEGEPLCAVLRVPAPDEARGNLHVGAKPKATELSEKDRAIVDVVGPRLRDAGFFLVGLDVIGGYLTEINVTSPTGILEANVLYGERFEAKLIDKLEDKVNARRASPS, from the coding sequence ATGAAGTTTCTCTTCGTGATGGACCCTTTGGCGCGCATCCAGATCGAGGGCGACACCACGTTCGCCATGATGATCGAAGCGCAATCGCGTGGGCACGAGATCTGGTTCTGTGAACCCTCTCATCTCGGGCTCGAGCACGAGCGCGCCGTGGGCGCCGCCTGGCCCGCCACCGTGAGACGTCACAAGGGCGACCATTACCTGCTCGGGCCGCAGACCACGCAGCCGCTTGCGGGCTTCGACGCGGTCTTCATGCGCAAGGATCCCCCCTTCGACCTGGATTACTACTTCGCCACGTTGATCCTGGAACGGGCCCGCGAGAGCACCTTGGTGCTCAACGATCCGCGCGGGCTGCGCGAGGCGAACGAAAAGCTCTCCGTGCTGCAGTTCCCGAAGCTCACGGCGCCCATGATCGTGACGCGCGAGGTGGCACGCCTGCGCGCTTTCCTGCAAGAGCAAGGCGGCGAGATGGTCATCAAGCCCCTCGACGCGTCCGGGGGCTTTGGCGTGTTTCACGTGCGCCAGGGCGATCCGAACACGGGCTCGATCCTCGAGCAGGCCACCAACCTGGGCCGGCGATGGACGGTGGCGCAGAAGTACCTACCCGAGGTGCGCGAAGGAGACAAGCGCATCCTGCTCGTCGAGGGGGAACCCCTGTGCGCCGTGCTCCGCGTGCCGGCCCCCGACGAAGCGCGCGGGAACCTGCACGTGGGCGCCAAGCCAAAGGCCACGGAGCTGTCAGAAAAGGATCGCGCCATCGTCGATGTGGTCGGTCCTCGTCTGCGCGACGCGGGCTTTTTCCTCGTGGGGCTCGACGTCATCGGCGGCTACCTGACCGAGATCAACGTGACGAGTCCCACCGGCATTCTGGAGGCGAACGTGCTTTACGGCGAGCGCTTCGAGGCCAAGCTGATCGACAAGCTGGAAGACAAGGTCAACGCCCGCAGGGCCAGCCCAAGCTGA
- a CDS encoding sigma-54 dependent transcriptional regulator, with protein sequence MATEPVDYSRFPILVVDDERDNLDAFRFNFQRMFNLHLAEGGEAALALAKAHDIAVVVTDQRMPHMTGLELLRAIRGVRPDAVGIIMTAFTDVEVLVEAINLGHIYRYVTKPWDREELRGIVRQAIERFFLLRDNARLQQQLAQYAGLLSQEAHGAFNFGEIVGDSAPLQDVLKRVAQVAPTNSTVLLRGETGTGKEMVARAIHINSTRESRPFVRVNCAALAAGVLESELFGHEKGAFTGAVARRPGRFELADGGTLFLDEVGDLPLEVQVKLLRVLQEREFERVGGVETVRVDVRVISATHRNLEQMIADGTFREDLYYRLNVFSITLPPLRARLQDLPALCEHFIGKFSKSTGKQLLGIAPDALALLGGYPWPGNVRELENVIERALILAQGSEVTASDLDFGRRLIAGATEAAFAPAAIPRPAPPAPPAGNAPSGSGGRSLSKRLSEQERSEIVAAVEQAQGNIAHAARALGINRSTLYYRMRKHGLEHLLPTTRDESSEDGAAAELPG encoded by the coding sequence ATGGCGACAGAGCCCGTGGACTACAGCCGATTCCCCATCCTGGTCGTGGACGACGAACGCGACAACCTCGACGCGTTTCGCTTCAACTTCCAGCGCATGTTCAACCTTCACTTGGCCGAGGGGGGGGAAGCCGCGCTGGCGTTGGCCAAGGCCCACGACATCGCCGTGGTCGTCACGGACCAGCGCATGCCCCACATGACGGGACTCGAGCTGCTGCGAGCCATTCGCGGCGTGCGCCCCGACGCGGTGGGGATCATCATGACGGCGTTCACCGACGTGGAAGTGTTGGTGGAGGCCATCAACCTCGGCCACATCTACCGCTACGTCACGAAGCCCTGGGATCGTGAGGAGCTGCGCGGCATTGTTCGCCAGGCCATCGAGCGGTTTTTCCTTCTCCGCGACAACGCCCGGCTGCAGCAGCAGCTCGCGCAGTACGCAGGCCTGCTCTCGCAAGAGGCCCACGGGGCGTTCAACTTCGGTGAGATCGTGGGGGATTCTGCGCCGCTGCAGGATGTGCTCAAGCGCGTGGCCCAGGTGGCGCCCACGAACTCCACGGTGCTCTTGCGCGGCGAAACCGGCACGGGCAAGGAGATGGTGGCGCGGGCCATCCACATCAACAGCACCCGGGAAAGCCGCCCCTTCGTGCGCGTCAACTGCGCGGCGCTCGCGGCGGGGGTGCTCGAGTCGGAGCTGTTCGGACACGAAAAGGGCGCCTTCACGGGCGCGGTGGCCCGGCGGCCGGGGCGCTTCGAGTTGGCCGATGGCGGCACGTTGTTCCTGGACGAGGTGGGCGATCTGCCCCTCGAGGTGCAGGTCAAGCTGCTGCGCGTGCTGCAAGAGCGCGAGTTCGAGCGGGTGGGAGGCGTCGAGACGGTGCGCGTGGACGTGCGGGTCATCTCGGCCACACACCGCAACCTCGAGCAGATGATCGCCGACGGCACCTTCCGCGAAGACCTCTATTACCGCCTGAACGTGTTTTCCATCACCCTGCCTCCCTTGCGCGCGCGGCTGCAGGATCTGCCGGCCCTGTGTGAGCACTTCATCGGCAAGTTCTCGAAATCCACCGGCAAGCAGCTCCTGGGGATCGCCCCCGACGCTTTGGCGCTGCTCGGGGGCTACCCCTGGCCGGGGAACGTGCGCGAGCTCGAGAACGTGATCGAGCGCGCGCTCATCTTGGCCCAAGGCAGCGAGGTCACCGCCAGCGATCTCGATTTCGGGCGGCGGCTGATCGCCGGAGCCACCGAGGCGGCGTTCGCCCCGGCAGCCATACCCCGCCCCGCCCCGCCTGCCCCCCCCGCAGGCAACGCCCCCAGCGGAAGCGGTGGCCGCTCGCTCAGCAAGCGCCTCTCCGAGCAAGAGCGCAGCGAAATCGTGGCGGCTGTCGAACAAGCCCAGGGCAACATCGCCCACGCGGCACGGGCGCTCGGGATCAACCGATCCACGCTTTACTACCGCATGCGCAAACACGGCCTCGAACACTTGCTGCCCACCACCCGGGACGAGAGCAGCGAGGACGGCGCGGCGGCCGAGCTGCCCGGCTGA